The Aeromicrobium sp. Leaf245 genome includes a region encoding these proteins:
- the priA gene encoding bifunctional 1-(5-phosphoribosyl)-5-((5-phosphoribosylamino)methylideneamino)imidazole-4-carboxamide isomerase/phosphoribosylanthranilate isomerase PriA has product MSDYLQLLPAVDVKGGQAVQLVQGVDGSEKRFGDPVEAALRWQSAGAEWIHLVDLDAAFGHGHNRDLLARIVGTLDIDVEMSGGMRDDESLAAAMAAGCRRVNIGTAALEHPEWCARAIAEWGDRVAIGLDVRGTTLAARGWTRDGGDLYETLERLDGEGCARYVVTDVNKDGMLQGPNLDLLRDVCSRTDRPVVASGGVTTLADVEALMGLVDIGVEGAIAGTALYTGQFTLEDALALTRGR; this is encoded by the coding sequence GTGAGTGACTACCTGCAGCTGCTGCCCGCCGTCGACGTCAAGGGCGGCCAGGCCGTGCAGCTCGTCCAGGGGGTCGACGGCTCGGAGAAGCGGTTCGGCGACCCCGTCGAGGCGGCGCTGCGCTGGCAGTCCGCCGGCGCGGAGTGGATCCACCTGGTCGACCTCGACGCCGCCTTCGGGCACGGCCACAACCGTGACCTGCTGGCCCGGATCGTCGGCACGCTCGACATCGACGTCGAGATGTCCGGCGGCATGCGCGACGACGAGTCGCTCGCCGCCGCCATGGCCGCCGGGTGCCGGCGCGTGAACATCGGCACGGCCGCGCTCGAGCACCCCGAGTGGTGCGCGCGAGCGATCGCCGAGTGGGGCGACCGGGTGGCCATCGGGCTCGACGTCCGCGGCACGACCCTCGCCGCGCGCGGGTGGACCCGCGACGGTGGCGACCTGTACGAGACGCTCGAGCGGCTCGACGGCGAGGGCTGCGCTCGCTACGTCGTCACCGACGTCAACAAGGACGGCATGCTGCAGGGTCCGAACCTCGACCTCCTGCGCGACGTGTGCTCGCGCACCGACCGCCCGGTGGTGGCGTCCGGCGGCGTGACCACGCTGGCCGACGTCGAGGCGCTCATGGGTCTGGTCGACATCGGGGTCGAGGGCGCGATCGCCGGCACCGCCCTGTACACCGGCCAGTTCACGCTCGAGGACGCGCTCGCCCTCACGCGCGGTCGCTGA
- a CDS encoding DUF1707 domain-containing protein, producing the protein MTGEWDRLSADPSTPAAATLRASDADRDVVLGVLRDAYAEGRLDRAEYERRVEGALGVLVVADVVPLLSDLVAERRPAGTARSARTEAEEKFRRESRDSRNGWIGVTALTTGIWAATSAGSGELLFFWPVFPSLGIGFGWFMHHLNREQRVEELEEKIARKRRGLER; encoded by the coding sequence ATGACAGGGGAGTGGGACCGGCTGAGCGCCGACCCGAGCACGCCGGCGGCCGCGACCTTGCGCGCCAGCGACGCCGACCGCGACGTCGTGCTCGGCGTGCTGCGCGACGCGTACGCCGAGGGCCGGCTCGACCGTGCGGAGTACGAACGTCGCGTCGAGGGCGCCCTCGGGGTGCTCGTGGTGGCGGACGTCGTGCCCCTGCTCTCGGACCTGGTCGCTGAGCGACGCCCCGCCGGTACGGCGCGCTCCGCCCGCACCGAGGCGGAGGAGAAGTTCCGGCGTGAGTCGCGCGACTCCCGCAACGGCTGGATCGGTGTCACCGCGCTGACCACCGGGATCTGGGCGGCCACGAGCGCGGGATCGGGCGAGCTGCTCTTCTTCTGGCCGGTCTTCCCGAGCCTCGGCATCGGGTTCGGCTGGTTCATGCACCACCTCAACCGAGAGCAGCGGGTC
- a CDS encoding DUF6498-containing protein: protein MPLLLRLLGLGSVARAGSQLPPGLPRVVSSVLLVVANLVPVWGVLRGDLGVGDVFVLYWIENVAVWLVTIVKIATARAKDDAARLTMTLNGRRVEPDPRVMAGFFAFHYGLFTLVHGVFAFVLAFATGGFTGSAGFWVLSVLVLVWSHVLSLALHWFGRDERARATPSRTMLLPYPRMVVLHLSVIGAFFLLGGPDGRPAEAIGPVVLLCGLKTLVDLGFHLREHRSSPPADPVALEPRSGPGQR, encoded by the coding sequence GTGCCGCTGCTGCTCCGCCTGCTGGGTCTGGGATCGGTCGCGCGCGCCGGGTCGCAGCTGCCCCCGGGCCTGCCGCGTGTCGTCTCGTCCGTGCTGCTCGTGGTGGCCAACCTCGTGCCCGTCTGGGGCGTGCTGCGCGGCGACCTCGGCGTCGGCGACGTGTTCGTCCTGTACTGGATCGAGAACGTGGCCGTCTGGCTCGTCACGATCGTCAAGATCGCCACGGCCCGGGCGAAGGACGACGCAGCGAGGCTGACCATGACCCTGAACGGCCGACGCGTGGAGCCGGACCCGCGCGTCATGGCGGGCTTCTTCGCCTTCCACTACGGCCTCTTCACCCTCGTGCACGGCGTGTTCGCCTTCGTGCTGGCCTTCGCGACCGGCGGGTTCACCGGCAGCGCGGGCTTCTGGGTCCTCTCGGTGCTGGTGCTGGTCTGGAGCCACGTGCTGTCGCTCGCGCTGCACTGGTTCGGCCGCGACGAGCGTGCGCGCGCCACCCCGTCGCGCACGATGCTGCTCCCCTACCCGCGGATGGTCGTGCTGCACCTGTCGGTGATCGGGGCGTTCTTCCTGCTGGGTGGTCCCGACGGCCGTCCCGCGGAGGCGATCGGACCCGTCGTCCTGCTCTGCGGCCTCAAGACGCTCGTCGACCTGGGCTTCCACCTGCGCGAGCACCGATCCTCGCCGCCGGCCGACCCCGTGGCGCTCGAGCCACGGTCGGGCCCGGGCCAGCGGTAG
- a CDS encoding benzoate/H(+) symporter BenE family transporter, whose translation MTSRDLQQPVVAGVVTAIVGFTSSFAVVLAGLRAVGASPDEAASGLFALTVAFGLLMSGLALWTRLPVTLAWSTPGAALLVSTGPVAGGWPAAVGAFVLTGVLLALTGLVPWLGRLAAAIPVPLAQAMLAGVLLQLCLAPFTAFAASPWAVGPVIVVWLLGTRWATRWAVPLALLTALVVIAVSLVDRGTTLEAASLLPRLEPTAPVLTVASVVGIALPLTVVTLASQNIPGVAVMRSFGYTVPWRASMVTTGAGTGVAAVFGGHAINLAAISAALAAGEQAGDRSRRWVAAFVAGLTALVLAFTSGALVAVTEKAPAGIVETVAGLALLSTFAASIVAALQDAHGRTSAAVTFLVAASGLQLLGVGAAFWALVVGLLVRSTIERPPHEEEPRGETDEA comes from the coding sequence GTGACGTCACGCGACCTGCAGCAGCCCGTCGTGGCCGGCGTCGTGACCGCGATCGTCGGCTTCACGTCCTCGTTCGCCGTCGTGCTGGCGGGTCTGCGCGCCGTCGGCGCCTCGCCCGACGAGGCCGCGAGCGGGCTGTTCGCCCTCACCGTGGCGTTCGGACTGCTCATGTCGGGCCTCGCCCTGTGGACACGGCTGCCGGTCACGCTGGCCTGGTCGACCCCGGGTGCCGCCCTGCTGGTGAGCACCGGCCCCGTGGCCGGCGGATGGCCCGCCGCCGTGGGTGCGTTCGTGCTCACCGGCGTGCTCCTGGCCCTGACCGGCCTCGTGCCGTGGCTCGGCCGGCTGGCGGCTGCCATCCCCGTCCCGCTGGCCCAGGCGATGCTCGCCGGCGTGCTGCTCCAGCTCTGCCTCGCCCCCTTCACGGCGTTCGCGGCGTCGCCCTGGGCGGTCGGCCCGGTGATCGTCGTGTGGCTGCTGGGCACCCGGTGGGCGACCCGGTGGGCCGTCCCGCTGGCCCTGCTCACGGCCCTCGTCGTCATCGCCGTCTCGCTCGTCGACAGGGGGACCACGCTGGAGGCCGCGTCGCTGCTCCCCCGTCTCGAGCCCACGGCACCCGTGCTCACGGTCGCGTCCGTCGTCGGCATCGCGCTCCCGCTGACCGTCGTGACCCTGGCGTCGCAGAACATCCCGGGCGTCGCGGTGATGCGCAGCTTCGGCTACACCGTCCCGTGGCGCGCCTCGATGGTGACGACCGGCGCGGGAACCGGGGTCGCTGCGGTCTTCGGCGGTCACGCGATCAACCTCGCCGCCATCTCGGCCGCGCTCGCCGCCGGTGAGCAGGCCGGTGACCGGTCCCGCCGGTGGGTGGCCGCGTTCGTCGCGGGGCTCACCGCGCTGGTCCTGGCGTTCACCTCGGGCGCCCTCGTGGCCGTCACCGAGAAGGCGCCGGCCGGCATCGTCGAGACGGTGGCCGGGCTCGCACTGCTGTCCACCTTCGCCGCGTCGATCGTCGCGGCCCTGCAGGACGCGCACGGGCGGACGAGCGCCGCGGTCACGTTCCTGGTCGCCGCCTCGGGGCTGCAGCTGCTCGGCGTCGGGGCAGCGTTCTGGGCGCTGGTCGTCGGCCTGCTGGTCCGGTCGACCATCGAGCGGCCACCGCACGAGGAGGAGCCCCGTGGTGAGACCGACGAAGCCTGA
- a CDS encoding histidinol-phosphate transaminase, whose protein sequence is MSVPDWVPVREELRDEEPYGAPQIDVPVRLNTNENPYGPSEAAADDIAASVRAAALGLNRYPDREAWSLRTALAAYLTAEVPAADLDASRVWAANGSNEVMQQILQAFGGPGRTALSFAPTYSMYPEYARNTHTRWVAGQRREDFGIDAAAAVALIEAERPDVVFLTSPNNPTGTALDPAHTRAVLEAAPGLVVVDEAYAEFRREGTPSALELLEEFPRLVVTRTMSKAFALAGGRLGYLAAHADVVDALRIVRLPYHLSSVTQATAEAALRHTDELLAQVDALRATRDATAARLREHRFTVADSDANFILFGPFDDRHATWQALVDRGVLIRETGPLGWLRVSIGTPSEMDAFFTALKEVTS, encoded by the coding sequence GTGAGCGTCCCCGACTGGGTCCCGGTGCGCGAGGAGCTCCGGGACGAGGAGCCGTACGGCGCGCCGCAGATCGACGTGCCCGTGCGCCTCAACACCAACGAGAACCCCTACGGGCCCAGCGAGGCCGCCGCCGACGACATCGCCGCGTCGGTGCGTGCCGCCGCGCTCGGGCTCAACCGGTACCCCGATCGTGAGGCGTGGTCGCTGCGGACGGCCCTCGCCGCCTACCTCACGGCCGAGGTGCCGGCGGCGGACCTCGACGCCTCGCGGGTGTGGGCGGCCAACGGCTCCAACGAGGTCATGCAGCAGATCCTGCAGGCCTTCGGCGGACCCGGCCGCACGGCGCTCTCCTTCGCCCCCACGTACTCGATGTACCCCGAGTACGCGCGCAACACCCACACGAGGTGGGTGGCCGGGCAGCGCCGCGAGGACTTCGGGATCGACGCGGCGGCCGCGGTCGCGCTCATCGAGGCCGAGCGGCCCGACGTCGTGTTCCTGACCTCGCCCAACAACCCCACCGGCACCGCGCTGGACCCTGCGCACACGCGGGCCGTGCTCGAGGCCGCGCCCGGTCTCGTCGTGGTCGACGAGGCCTACGCCGAGTTCCGCCGCGAGGGCACGCCGTCGGCGCTCGAGCTGCTCGAGGAGTTCCCGCGGCTCGTCGTCACGCGCACCATGAGCAAGGCCTTCGCGCTCGCCGGCGGGCGTCTGGGCTACCTGGCCGCGCACGCCGACGTCGTCGACGCGCTGCGCATCGTGCGGCTGCCGTACCACCTGTCGTCGGTCACCCAGGCCACGGCGGAGGCGGCGCTGCGCCACACCGACGAGCTGTTGGCCCAGGTCGACGCCCTGCGCGCCACGCGCGACGCGACGGCTGCCCGGCTCCGGGAGCACCGCTTCACGGTGGCCGACTCGGACGCCAACTTCATCCTGTTCGGTCCGTTCGACGACCGGCACGCCACGTGGCAGGCGCTGGTGGACCGCGGGGTCCTGATCCGCGAAACGGGCCCCCTAGGATGGCTGCGCGTCTCCATCGGGACGCCGTCCGAGATGGACGCGTTCTTCACGGCCTTGAAGGAGGTCACCTCGTGA
- the hisB gene encoding imidazoleglycerol-phosphate dehydratase HisB yields the protein MSSRTARIERKTSESHVVVELDLDGTGKHDISTGVGFYDHMLTALARHSLVDLTVKTEGDLHIDAHHTVEDTAIAIGDALREALGDNAGIRRYGTATIPLDEAIATCTVDVSGRPYFVHAGEPERQITVVIGGQYSGSLTSHVLESIAHHAGLTLHMTLLAGRDPHHIAECQFKALARALREAIEPDPRETGIPSTKGAL from the coding sequence GTGAGCAGCAGAACAGCACGCATCGAGCGGAAGACCTCGGAGTCGCACGTCGTCGTCGAGCTCGACCTCGACGGCACCGGCAAGCACGACATCTCGACGGGTGTCGGCTTCTACGACCACATGCTCACCGCCCTCGCCCGGCACTCGCTGGTCGACCTCACCGTCAAGACCGAGGGCGACCTGCACATCGACGCCCACCACACCGTCGAGGACACCGCGATCGCCATCGGCGACGCGCTGCGCGAGGCGCTCGGCGACAATGCCGGCATCCGTCGGTACGGCACGGCCACGATCCCCCTCGACGAGGCGATCGCCACCTGCACGGTCGACGTGTCCGGGCGGCCCTACTTCGTGCACGCGGGCGAGCCGGAGCGCCAGATCACGGTCGTGATCGGTGGCCAGTACTCCGGGTCCCTCACGTCGCACGTGCTCGAGTCGATCGCGCACCACGCGGGGCTGACGCTTCACATGACGCTGCTCGCCGGCCGCGACCCGCACCACATCGCCGAGTGCCAGTTCAAGGCGCTGGCCCGCGCGCTCCGTGAGGCGATCGAGCCCGACCCTCGGGAGACGGGCATCCCGTCGACCAAGGGCGCGCTGTAG
- the hisD gene encoding histidinol dehydrogenase encodes MIRRLDLRLDPTAELPRAQQDVEHALEVVAPLCEDVRARGEEAVLEYGERFDGVRPASLRVAPEHLAAALAELDPAIRAGLEESVARLRVTCEAELEQTVVTTVAEGATVERRIVPMQRVGLYVPGGLAPLVSTVVMNTVPAQVAGVGSIALTSPPQSEFGGLPHPTILAACALLGIDEVYAAGGAQALALLAYGSVATGGSVQPVDLVTGPGNIYVAAAKRYLQGTVAIDSEAGPTEIAVIADDTADPAFVAADMISQSEHDPMAASVLVTPSDALADAVTAELERQVPTATHAERITTSLAGRQSAIVLVDDLDQAVDVANAYAAEHLEIQTADSAAVAARIVNAGAIFVGAWTPVSLGDYAAGSNHVLPTAGCACHSSGLSVRAFCKNVHVVTYTEQALRKVGHHVEVLAAAEDLPSHGAAVGIRTGSSAAQGPAPLPGRAE; translated from the coding sequence GTGATCAGACGCCTCGACCTCCGCCTCGACCCGACCGCCGAGCTGCCCCGTGCGCAGCAGGACGTCGAGCACGCGCTGGAGGTGGTGGCGCCCTTGTGCGAGGACGTCCGAGCCCGCGGCGAGGAGGCCGTCCTCGAGTACGGCGAACGCTTCGACGGTGTGCGCCCGGCGTCGCTGCGGGTGGCTCCGGAGCACCTGGCCGCCGCTCTCGCCGAGCTCGACCCGGCGATCCGGGCGGGTCTGGAGGAGTCCGTCGCCCGGCTGCGCGTGACGTGCGAGGCCGAGCTGGAGCAGACCGTCGTCACGACCGTGGCCGAGGGTGCGACCGTCGAGCGGCGGATCGTGCCCATGCAGCGCGTCGGCCTCTACGTGCCCGGCGGGCTCGCACCGCTGGTCAGCACCGTCGTCATGAACACGGTGCCGGCGCAGGTCGCGGGCGTCGGGTCCATCGCGCTCACGTCGCCCCCGCAGTCGGAGTTCGGCGGGCTCCCGCACCCCACGATCCTCGCGGCGTGCGCCCTTCTCGGCATCGACGAGGTGTACGCCGCCGGCGGAGCGCAGGCGCTCGCGCTGCTCGCTTACGGCAGCGTCGCCACCGGTGGCTCCGTGCAGCCCGTGGACCTCGTGACCGGTCCGGGCAACATCTACGTGGCCGCGGCCAAGCGCTACCTCCAGGGCACCGTGGCGATCGACTCCGAGGCCGGGCCCACCGAGATCGCCGTGATCGCCGACGACACGGCCGATCCCGCGTTCGTGGCGGCCGACATGATCAGCCAGTCCGAGCACGACCCGATGGCCGCGAGCGTCCTCGTGACGCCCAGCGACGCCCTCGCCGACGCGGTCACCGCCGAGCTGGAGCGCCAGGTCCCCACCGCCACGCACGCGGAGCGCATCACCACGTCGCTGGCCGGCCGGCAGTCCGCCATCGTGCTCGTCGACGACCTGGACCAGGCGGTCGACGTCGCGAACGCGTACGCGGCCGAGCACCTGGAGATCCAGACCGCCGACTCGGCGGCCGTCGCCGCCCGCATCGTCAACGCCGGTGCGATCTTCGTCGGCGCCTGGACGCCGGTGTCCCTCGGCGACTACGCCGCCGGGTCGAACCACGTGCTGCCCACGGCGGGCTGCGCCTGCCACTCGTCGGGACTGTCGGTGCGCGCCTTCTGCAAGAACGTGCACGTCGTCACCTACACCGAGCAGGCCCTGCGCAAGGTCGGCCACCACGTCGAGGTGCTCGCGGCTGCCGAGGACCTGCCGTCGCACGGTGCCGCCGTCGGGATCCGTACGGGATCGTCTGCCGCCCAGGGCCCGGCACCCCTGCCGGGGCGCGCCGAGTGA
- the hisH gene encoding imidazole glycerol phosphate synthase subunit HisH encodes MTDGTAPVAGRPTVAVLDYGSGNLRSAVRAVERAGADVTLTSDPAVAETADGLLVPGVGAFAACMAGLLEVDGERIIERRLIAGRPVLGICVGMQILFGEGIEHGVRTTGCREWPGVVERLQAPIVPHMGWDTVEPPEGSRMFAGLEGERFYFVHSYGVRRWELDVEGTSFRAPQVTWTEYGGDRFVSAVENGPLWATQFHPEKSGDAGRRLLENWLATL; translated from the coding sequence GTGACAGACGGCACGGCGCCGGTCGCGGGGCGACCCACGGTCGCGGTCCTCGACTACGGATCGGGCAACCTCCGGTCGGCGGTGCGCGCCGTCGAGCGCGCGGGGGCGGACGTCACGCTGACGTCGGACCCTGCGGTGGCCGAGACCGCCGACGGACTGCTCGTGCCGGGCGTCGGCGCGTTCGCGGCGTGCATGGCCGGCCTGCTGGAGGTCGACGGCGAACGGATCATCGAGCGCCGGCTCATCGCCGGTCGGCCGGTGCTGGGCATCTGCGTGGGCATGCAGATCCTGTTCGGCGAGGGCATCGAGCACGGTGTCCGGACGACCGGGTGCAGGGAGTGGCCCGGCGTCGTGGAGCGTCTCCAGGCGCCGATCGTCCCGCACATGGGCTGGGACACGGTCGAGCCGCCCGAGGGCTCCCGGATGTTCGCCGGTCTCGAGGGGGAGCGGTTCTACTTCGTGCACTCCTACGGCGTGCGGCGCTGGGAGCTCGACGTCGAGGGCACGTCGTTCCGCGCGCCGCAGGTCACCTGGACCGAGTACGGGGGAGACCGCTTCGTCTCCGCCGTCGAGAACGGTCCGCTCTGGGCCACGCAGTTCCACCCCGAGAAGTCCGGCGACGCCGGCCGCCGCCTGCTCGAGAACTGGCTCGCCACCCTCTGA